A region of Procambarus clarkii isolate CNS0578487 chromosome 22, FALCON_Pclarkii_2.0, whole genome shotgun sequence DNA encodes the following proteins:
- the LOC123758810 gene encoding uncharacterized protein, translated as MILQRRAFKRLLPLVCCILLLRLYMLREDGNGLEDELEEPRQYPQTRDTLHQDAHSDVFKVDEILTKPALAQHGFSHSRSSNGQPSEDPIFPLPFESRQPSRLPVRYRNSVGDLPLVFEESNEGSRRNTLFTQQAERQPRTSSGSSPLWMRITDDVYTYSSFWDTRSDLPEGPFVRVLGAMRYQRELVKEDAGYKWSGVVKEDMLNVSCLLWYEDQENPQDGVLKAFIFEEGLKTFVGTFFLCYPQLSEGDFFVNTNKSVEAKNNGRNRIPYAVSMAALGTINASHKLIYLSNVKTLNEFSNSNTSAVCVRPLHGPYSDLEGITQFISYYAVALRVSHFYFYDLAVSPEVKRLLKLFTTDNVTIEILPWNVPTSEWSEFWDLGSLTSLNDCVYRSAGRHRYVAIVDLDEFMVPKTPAADLGELYHNVLKPKHGEVGDAALILNAFFCFDFKENTNKNHTSFPMFLHTQREARLWPPKSRSKMILIPEAIVSVGHHMVHHFLRKTSKNRSSPKHVSVLHHYRTCGDLRLGIHGTGSPVLIQETVKDAAIVKFKKAVLGSKIVALYKNFIMHEMIDNF; from the coding sequence ATGATTCTCCAGCGGCGGGCGTTCAAAAGACTTCTGCCATTAGTTTGCTGCATCCTCCTCCTGAGGCTGTACATGCTCAGGGAGGATGGAAACGGCCTTGAGGATGAACTGGAGGAGCCACGACAATATCCTCAGACTCGCGACACTTTGCATCAGGACGCTCATAGTGATGTGTTCAAGGTAGATGAAATCTTGACGAAGCCAGCTTTGGCCCAACATGGTTTTAGCCATAGCCGGTCTAGTAATGGCCAGCCCAGCGAGGACCCGATATTTCCCTTACCATTCGAAAGTCGCCAGCCATCGAGGCTTCCCGTACGATACAGAAATAGTGTGGGTGACTTGCCTTTAGTATTTGAAGAGAGTAATGAAGGCAGCAGAAGGAACACCTTGTTTACACAGCAAGCTGAAAGGCAACCAAGGACTTCCTCGGGCAGTTCTCCTCTGTGGATGAGAATCACAGATGATGTTTATACTTACAGTTCGTTCTGGGACACCCGCAGTGACCTTCCTGAAGGGCCATTCGTCAGGGTGCTGGGAGCCATGAGGTACCAGAGAGAACTAGTGAAGGAAGACGCAGGATACAAGTGGAGTGGCGTGGTAAAAGAGGACATGCTTAACGTTTCTTGTCTCCTGTGGTATGAAGATCAAGAAAATCCGCAAGATGGAGTATTGAAAGCTTTTATTTTTGAAGAAGGATTGAAAACATTTGTTGGTACTTTCTTTTTGTGCTATCCACAATTATCCGAGGGTGATTTCTTTGTAAATACTAACAAGAGTGTTGAAGCAAAGAACAATGGCAGAAACCGCATTCCGTATGCTGTATCAATGGCTGCTCTCGGTACGATAAACGCTTcccataaattaatatatttaagtaaCGTTAAAACGTTGAATGAGTTCTCCAACAGCAACACGAGTGCAGTGTGCGTTCGTCCTCTACACGGTCCTTACAGTGACCTTGAGGGTATAACCCAGTTCATATCGTACTACGCCGTGGCCCTACGAGTGTCCCATTTTTATTTTTACGATCTTGCTGTGAGCCCCGAGGTGAAGAGGTTACTGAAACTATTCACCACAGACAACGTTACAATTGAGATCCTTCCCTGGAACGTACCGACAAGCGAGTGGTCGGAATTCTGGGACCTAGGAAGTCTCACGTCCCTCAATGACTGCGTGTACAGGAGTGCAGGACGTCACCGGTATGTTGCAATCGTTGATTTGGATGAATTCATGGTCCCCAAAACTCCCGCAGCAGATCTTGGCGAGCTGTATCACAATGTCCTCAAGCCCAAACACGGGGAGGTGGGCGATGCTgctctcattctcaatgcattttTCTGCTTTGATTTCAAGGAAAATACCAATAAAAATCATACCAGTTTCCCGATGTTTCTACATACTCAGAGAGAGGCTCGCCTCTGGCCCCCTAAATCGCGCTCTAAAATGATATTGATCCCGGAAGCCATCGTCTCAGTTGGCCATCACATGGTTCACCACTTCCTACGGAAAACTTCAAAGAACCGAAGTTCTCCGAAGCATGTTTCAGTCTTGCACCACTACCGCACATGTGGAGACCTCCGCCTGGGAATACACGGCACTGGGAGTCCTGTTCTCATCCAAGAAACAGTAAAAGATGCCGCCATTGTGAAATTCAAGAAAGCTGTTCTCGGTTCCAAAATTGTGGCATTGTACAAGAATTTTATCATGCATGAAATGATAGACAATTTCTAA